One genomic window of Metopolophium dirhodum isolate CAU chromosome 4, ASM1992520v1, whole genome shotgun sequence includes the following:
- the LOC132943361 gene encoding all trans-polyprenyl-diphosphate synthase PDSS2-like, producing MNTTPATFRLLWPRISKNSASAVVCYRRPYASSATAVHNGSQQKPDWNRAVSEAEKIVGYPTSFLSLRWLLSDEIANVALHLRKLVGSNHPLLKTAKGLLYNGRNNMQAWGLIVLLISKAAGHLNVDEMEEDKAAGVLHSQRALAEVTEMIRTSHLVHNGLVNIYPGLYPEPVILNDMAFGNKIALLSGDYLLSNSCAELASLRNQDLVQLISSALRDLSEAEFVGRRDSQNNPLPSPFEPLNRHFNSKLPLNPLEPSDSLGNMPLTPALQDWTKRNVLSAGSLLGKSCQGTLALAGHGVELQKQGFLFGKHLSLAWQAYLDLEPFMSGSPYSLGISFNLTSAPVMFHLEHDPSLFEEIDKGVNSVQDVDYAKIHSIVMKGPGIDYTKQLQKEHSRKAMEVLEVFEESDARTALSNIIVAMGGE from the exons ATGAACACCACACCAGCAACATTTCGGCTACTATGGCCCAGGATATCGAAGAATTCGGCGTCAGCGGTCGTCTGTTACCGGCGACCGTACGCCTCTTCGGCCACGGCAGTGCACAACGGCAGCCAACAAAAGCCCGACTGGAACCGCGCAGTGTCCGAGGCCGAGAAAATCGTTGGCTACCCTACGTCGTTTCTTAGCCTCAGATGGCTGCTGAGCGACGAGATAGCAAATGTTGCGTTACACCTGCGCAAGTTGGTCGGCTCCAATCATCCGCTGCTTAAAACTGCCAA AGGCCTGTTGTACAATGGCAGGAATAACATGCAGGCTTGGGGTTTGATTGTGTTGCTGATTTCCAAAGCAGCTGGTCATTTAAATGTTGATGAAATGGAAGAAGACAAAGCTGCTGGTGTTTTACATAGTCAAAGGGCATTGGCCGAAGTTACCGAAATGATTCGTACCAGTCATTTAGTACACAACGGTCTGGTTAACATTTACCCAGGATTATATCCAGAACCCGTTATACTCAATGACATGGCTTTTGGAAATAAAATTGCTTTACTCAGTGGTGATTATTTACTGAGTAACTCGTGTGCAGAACTTGCTTCTCTCAGGAATCAAgat cttgtTCAGTTAATCAGTAGTGCTTTGCGTGATCTTTCTGAAGCTGAATTTGTCGGTAGAAGAGATTCTCAAAATAATCCTCTTCCTTCGCCATTTGAACCACTTAATcgacattttaattcaaaattgccTCTTAACCCTCTGGAACCATCAGATTCTTTAGGAAATATGCCATTAACACCTGCTCTTCAAGACTGGACTAAACGTAATGTTCTATCAGCCGGCAGCTTATTGGGCAAATCATGTCAAGGCACATTAGCTTTAGCTGGACATGGAGTAGAGTTACAAAAACAAGGATTCTTATTTGGTAAACATCTTTCACTTGCTTGGCAG gcaTACCTAGATTTAGAGCCATTTATGTCTGGTTCACCATATTCATTGGGCATCTCTTTCAATTTAACTTCAGCGCCTGTTATGTTTCACCTTGAACACGACCCATCATTATTTGAAGAAATCGACAAGGGTGTAAATTCAGTTCAAGATGTTGATTATGCCAaa atacaCAGTATTGTGATGAAAGGACCCGGAATAGACTATACCAAACAATTGCAAAAAGAACATTCTCGGAAAGCCATGGAAGTGCTGGAAGTTTTTGAAGAGAGTGATGCGAGAACAGCACTGTCTAACATCATTGTAGCAATGGGAGGCGAATGA